In one Winogradskyella sp. MH6 genomic region, the following are encoded:
- a CDS encoding TAT-variant-translocated molybdopterin oxidoreductase has protein sequence MSSNKKYWKSVEELNENSSIVETLQQNEFVEEIPTDEFLGDKEALESSKTSRRDFLKYVGFSTAAASLAACEGPVIKSIPYVVQPTEIVPGVANYYATTIADGFDFASVLVKTREGRPIKIENNTDAATNGIANARVHASVLGLYDNLRVKSPMKGDAKISWDTFISETTSKINGLSDDKQIVFLTSTMPSPSTKKLVSEFAEKYGNVKHVVYDAVSESATLDAYQAKYGKRGMANYDFSKAKTIVSVGADFIGDWQGGGFESDYAKKRIPEHGKMSRHIQFESNMSLTGANADKRVPLTPSQQKLALAKLYSLVVGGAVSVDLPENVAKAVQSAANEISKAGSNAVVVTGIQDVNAQTVALEINEYLKSKAFDPKTIINTRQGSDKAVMQLVADMKAGKVGAVIMNGVNPMYTLPNSADFAEGLEKTELSVAFSMKQDETASKCDYIAALPHNLESWGDFELKSGHFSMMQPTIRPLFDTKQFQEVLLAWNGNSTSYRDYLKSVWTADVLNGASFNKAVQDGFFVSSTSVEDAVETSTEDATEEVEVPSGNAARALASSAKSGGMELSLYTKTGMGDGQQANNPWLQEFPDPISRATWDNYLTVSRADAEQLGLINENVANGGLNGSYAKVTVNGVTIEKVPVLIQPGQAKGSVGLALGYGRTSSALKDEMKTGVNAYPLYQNFNTTQDVTVEKASGMHEFACVQLHNTLMGRGDIIKETSLEIFNTKNKDVWNAVPVVSLDHNPVKVTDSQVDLWDEFDRTVGHHFNLSIDLNACTGCGACVIACHAENNVPVVGKSEMRRSRDMHWLRIDRYYSSQDTFEGDNEKKENISGLSSSLSEFGEMESPADNPQVAFQPVMCQHCNHAPCETVCPVAATSHGRQGQNHMAYNRCVGTRYCANNCPYKVRRFNWFLYAQNDEFDYYMNDDLGRMVLNPDVTVRSRGVMEKCSFCIQKTQKTILDAKREGRPVNDGEFQTACSAACGNGAMVFGDVNDKESKIAELKEDNRAYHLLEHVGVKPNVVYQTKVRNTTEA, from the coding sequence ATGTCATCAAACAAGAAATACTGGAAAAGTGTTGAAGAGCTAAACGAAAACAGCTCTATTGTTGAGACGCTGCAACAAAACGAATTTGTGGAAGAAATTCCAACAGATGAATTTTTAGGTGATAAAGAAGCTTTAGAGTCTTCTAAAACATCGCGTCGTGATTTCTTAAAATATGTAGGATTTAGTACAGCTGCTGCTTCATTGGCGGCTTGTGAAGGTCCTGTGATTAAATCTATTCCTTATGTAGTGCAACCTACGGAGATTGTTCCAGGTGTTGCTAACTACTATGCAACAACTATTGCAGATGGATTTGATTTTGCAAGTGTTTTAGTGAAAACAAGAGAGGGACGACCAATTAAGATTGAAAACAATACAGATGCAGCAACCAATGGAATTGCTAACGCTAGAGTTCATGCTTCTGTTTTGGGATTATATGACAATCTTAGAGTAAAATCACCAATGAAAGGTGATGCTAAAATTTCTTGGGACACATTCATTTCTGAAACAACTTCAAAAATAAATGGACTGAGTGACGATAAACAAATCGTATTCTTAACGTCTACTATGCCTAGTCCATCGACTAAGAAATTAGTGTCTGAATTTGCTGAAAAGTATGGCAATGTTAAGCATGTTGTTTATGATGCCGTTTCAGAATCTGCAACTTTAGATGCTTACCAAGCAAAATATGGTAAAAGAGGAATGGCAAACTACGATTTCTCTAAAGCAAAAACAATAGTTTCTGTTGGTGCTGATTTTATTGGTGACTGGCAAGGTGGTGGTTTTGAGTCTGATTATGCAAAAAAGCGTATTCCAGAGCACGGAAAGATGTCTCGCCACATTCAGTTTGAATCTAATATGTCATTAACTGGTGCTAACGCAGATAAGCGTGTGCCTTTAACACCAAGTCAACAAAAATTAGCTTTAGCTAAATTGTATAGCTTAGTTGTTGGTGGTGCTGTGTCAGTAGATTTACCAGAAAATGTTGCAAAAGCAGTTCAATCTGCTGCAAACGAAATTTCAAAAGCAGGAAGTAATGCTGTTGTTGTAACAGGTATTCAAGATGTAAATGCACAAACCGTAGCATTAGAAATTAATGAATACTTAAAAAGTAAAGCATTCGATCCCAAGACAATAATAAATACAAGACAAGGAAGTGATAAAGCAGTAATGCAACTTGTAGCTGATATGAAAGCCGGCAAAGTTGGTGCTGTTATCATGAATGGTGTAAACCCAATGTATACACTTCCTAATTCAGCAGATTTTGCTGAAGGTTTAGAAAAGACCGAATTATCTGTGGCATTCTCTATGAAGCAAGATGAAACGGCTTCTAAATGCGATTATATCGCGGCATTACCTCATAACTTAGAATCTTGGGGTGATTTTGAATTGAAATCTGGTCATTTCTCAATGATGCAGCCAACAATTCGCCCTTTATTTGATACTAAACAATTTCAAGAAGTGCTTTTAGCATGGAATGGAAATAGTACATCATACAGAGATTACTTAAAATCAGTTTGGACAGCAGATGTTTTAAATGGAGCGTCATTTAATAAAGCGGTTCAAGATGGTTTCTTTGTTTCAAGTACTTCAGTAGAAGATGCTGTTGAAACATCAACAGAAGACGCTACAGAAGAAGTAGAAGTACCTAGTGGTAATGCGGCAAGAGCATTGGCTAGTTCTGCGAAGTCTGGTGGTATGGAATTATCGCTTTACACTAAAACTGGTATGGGAGATGGACAACAAGCCAATAACCCATGGTTACAAGAGTTTCCAGATCCAATTTCTAGAGCAACTTGGGATAACTATTTAACAGTGTCTAGAGCCGATGCAGAGCAACTTGGTTTAATTAATGAAAACGTTGCTAACGGTGGATTAAATGGTAGCTACGCAAAAGTTACAGTAAATGGTGTAACTATTGAGAAAGTACCAGTGTTAATTCAACCAGGTCAAGCCAAAGGATCTGTAGGTTTAGCATTAGGATATGGCAGAACATCTTCTGCGCTTAAAGATGAAATGAAGACAGGTGTTAACGCTTATCCTCTATATCAAAACTTTAATACTACCCAAGACGTAACAGTTGAGAAAGCATCAGGAATGCATGAGTTTGCATGTGTGCAGTTACACAATACCTTGATGGGTCGTGGAGATATTATTAAAGAAACTTCTTTAGAAATATTCAATACTAAGAATAAAGATGTTTGGAATGCTGTTCCTGTAGTATCATTAGATCACAACCCAGTAAAAGTTACAGATTCTCAAGTAGATTTATGGGATGAGTTTGATCGTACAGTAGGTCATCACTTTAACTTATCTATAGACTTAAATGCTTGTACAGGATGTGGAGCATGTGTTATTGCATGTCACGCAGAAAATAATGTACCTGTTGTAGGTAAGTCTGAAATGAGAAGAAGTAGAGATATGCACTGGTTGCGTATTGATAGATATTACTCATCTCAAGATACTTTTGAAGGAGATAATGAAAAGAAAGAAAACATTTCTGGCTTAAGTAGCTCATTAAGTGAGTTTGGTGAAATGGAAAGTCCGGCGGATAATCCTCAAGTAGCTTTCCAACCAGTAATGTGTCAGCACTGTAACCACGCACCTTGCGAAACAGTTTGTCCTGTAGCAGCAACGTCGCATGGTCGTCAAGGTCAAAATCATATGGCTTACAACAGATGTGTTGGTACACGTTACTGTGCTAACAACTGTCCTTACAAAGTTCGTCGTTTCAACTGGTTCTTATACGCTCAAAATGATGAGTTTGATTACTACATGAATGACGATTTAGGAAGAATGGTATTAAACCCAGACGTTACTGTACGTTCTCGTGGTGTGATGGAAAAATGTTCGTTCTGTATCCAAAAGACTCAGAAGACTATTTTAGATGCTAAACGTGAAGGAAGACCAGTTAATGATGGTGAATTCCAAACAGCATGTTCTGCAGCTTGTGGTAATGGTGCAATGGTATTTGGTGATGTTAATGACAAAGAGAGCAAAATAGCAGAACTAAAAGAAGATAATAGAGCGTACCACTTGTTAGAGCACGTAGGTGTAAAACCAAATGTGGTTTATCAGACTAAAGTACGTAACACAACAGAAGCATAA
- a CDS encoding cytochrome c3 family protein, translated as MKQVIYRNLTSRIFSLGFILLLTFSTSLTAQEGDPANGKSLFNTNCAACHKLDKDMTGPKLRNIEARLADEQGLDRAWISAWIRNSSGLIKSGDAYANKVFADWNNVAMTAFPQLSDQDISDILAYTAVDPCELNPQSSPDCPGYVPPPTEEGGAGSGGISSNLILGALAVLFALLAMALILVKRTLNRFAEAKGIEIPADEQRKPLWKAFIENQFLVLVAAIFFLLASAYFVYGYFMQVGVDQGYEPVQPIHYSHRIHAGDNGIDCKYCHSSARVSKTSGIPSLNVCMNCHKSISEVAPATLAEGQEYGVDYNAEIQKLYEAVGWDGTGYTGESKPVKWIRIHNLPDFAYFNHSQHVSVAGVECQTCHGPVEEMEIMSQHAPLTMGWCINCHRETDVKVKDNGYYTKIHEELSKKYGVDKLTAAQMGGLECGKCHY; from the coding sequence ATGAAACAGGTGATTTACCGTAATTTAACCTCTAGGATATTTAGTCTTGGTTTTATTTTATTACTTACGTTTTCAACTTCACTGACTGCTCAAGAGGGCGACCCAGCAAACGGAAAATCTTTATTTAATACAAATTGTGCAGCTTGTCATAAGTTAGACAAAGACATGACTGGTCCTAAGCTTCGTAATATTGAGGCAAGACTAGCTGATGAGCAAGGTTTAGATAGAGCATGGATTAGTGCTTGGATTCGTAACAGTTCTGGCTTAATAAAGTCAGGAGATGCGTATGCTAATAAAGTATTTGCTGATTGGAATAATGTGGCAATGACTGCTTTTCCGCAGTTAAGCGATCAAGATATTTCGGATATACTTGCATACACAGCTGTAGATCCATGTGAGTTAAATCCTCAATCTTCGCCAGATTGTCCTGGTTATGTTCCGCCTCCTACTGAAGAAGGTGGGGCAGGTTCTGGTGGCATATCTAGTAATTTAATTCTAGGTGCGTTAGCGGTATTGTTTGCGTTATTAGCAATGGCTTTAATTTTAGTAAAGCGTACATTAAATCGTTTTGCAGAAGCAAAGGGTATTGAGATTCCTGCGGATGAGCAAAGAAAACCATTATGGAAAGCCTTTATTGAAAATCAGTTCTTAGTATTGGTAGCGGCTATTTTCTTCCTGTTGGCAAGTGCTTATTTTGTGTATGGTTATTTTATGCAGGTTGGAGTAGATCAAGGTTACGAGCCAGTACAGCCAATTCATTATTCGCATAGAATACATGCTGGTGATAACGGAATCGATTGTAAATATTGTCACTCATCAGCTAGAGTAAGTAAAACATCAGGTATACCTTCATTAAATGTTTGTATGAACTGTCACAAGTCTATTTCAGAAGTGGCGCCAGCAACATTGGCAGAAGGTCAAGAATATGGTGTAGATTACAATGCTGAAATTCAAAAATTATACGAAGCTGTTGGTTGGGATGGTACTGGTTATACTGGTGAGTCTAAACCTGTAAAATGGATTCGTATACACAACTTACCAGACTTTGCATATTTCAATCACTCTCAGCACGTATCTGTTGCTGGTGTAGAGTGTCAAACATGTCATGGTCCTGTGGAAGAAATGGAGATTATGTCTCAACATGCACCACTTACAATGGGCTGGTGTATTAACTGTCATAGAGAGACAGATGTAAAAGTTAAGGACAACGGTTACTATACTAAGATTCATGAGGAATTGTCTAAAAAGTATGGTGTTGATAAGTTAACTGCGGCACAAATGGGTGGTTTAGAATGTGGTAAGTGCCATTATTAA
- a CDS encoding SPOR domain-containing protein, translating into MNKKINYISVSILTLFLSFTLSAQEGKVTVDQDSDIDKLLEYKKDIKTTKVFRIQVYQSVDPDKADREKSNFLNTYEEWPVEIVWNTPNYKVWVGNFATRLEADRALSKIKKNYMNAIIFQPKLDTKQ; encoded by the coding sequence ATGAACAAAAAAATAAACTATATCAGCGTTTCAATTTTAACATTATTCCTGTCTTTTACGCTTAGTGCCCAAGAAGGCAAAGTCACTGTAGACCAAGATAGCGATATTGACAAGCTACTAGAATACAAGAAGGATATTAAAACTACTAAGGTGTTTAGGATACAGGTATATCAAAGTGTAGATCCTGATAAAGCTGACCGCGAAAAATCAAACTTTTTAAATACTTATGAAGAATGGCCAGTAGAGATTGTTTGGAACACACCAAACTACAAAGTTTGGGTCGGTAATTTTGCGACAAGACTTGAAGCCGACAGAGCTTTATCAAAAATTAAAAAGAACTATATGAATGCTATAATTTTCCAGCCTAAATTGGATACAAAACAATAA
- the infB gene encoding translation initiation factor IF-2 has product MAQIRINKVLRELNISLDRAVDFLESKGIEIEKSPNTKISQEVYDTLSDEFQTDASKREKAQEVSEAKLKEKEKLREQREREIEEKEKKEAAKESVVKAKAELSGPKQIGKIDLDKKPKVKEEKIEEKKEEEKPVAKVEKPKVEEEKPKKEAPKKVEPKKEEPKKEEPKKVEPKVEKKEEPAEPRTDEKLKTQYQKLSGPTTTGKKIDLSQFNKPKKKKEEKKTESSNDNNKRKRRRISKGGNDGGGRPNFDNRRGGQKGRGSRSKAVKEEPSEEEVQKQVRETLEKLQGKSSKGRGAKNRREKRDRHREQSEKELQAEAAESKILKVTEFVTVSEVATMMDVGVTQVISACMSLGMMVTMNQRLDAETLSIVAEEFGYEVEFVTADIEESIETVEDDPKDLKPRAPIVTVMGHVDHGKTSLLDYIREENVIAGESGGITQHIGAYGVQLDNGQKIAFLDTPGHEAFTAMRARGAQVTDIAIIVVAADDAIMPQTKEAISHAQAAGVPIVFAINKIDKPDANPDKVKEGLANMNLLVEDWGGKIQSHDISAKFGTGVKELLEKVLLEAELLELKANPNKPANGTVVEAYLDKGRGYVSTILVQAGTLKVGDYVLAGKNSGKVKAMHDERGNDIVEAGPSTPVSILGLDGAPQAGDKFNVFEDEREAKQIAAKRTQLQREQSVRTQRHITLDEIGRRIALGDFQELNIILKGDVDGSVEALTDSFQKLSTEEIQVNIIHKGVGAITESDVLLASASDAIIVGFNVRPVGNARTIADKEEIDIRTYSIIYDAINDLKDAMEGMLSPELKEEVTGTAEIRETFKISKIGTIAGCMVTNGKIYRNSGIRLIRDGVVVYTGELSSLKRFKDDVKEVSKGYDCGMQIKGYNDINEGDILEAFQEVEVKKKLK; this is encoded by the coding sequence ATGGCTCAAATTAGAATTAATAAAGTATTAAGAGAACTAAATATCTCATTAGACCGTGCAGTAGACTTCTTGGAGTCTAAGGGCATCGAAATTGAGAAAAGTCCTAATACAAAAATTTCGCAAGAGGTTTATGACACGTTGTCTGATGAATTTCAAACAGACGCATCTAAACGTGAAAAAGCTCAAGAAGTAAGTGAAGCAAAACTCAAGGAGAAAGAGAAGCTTCGTGAGCAGCGTGAACGCGAAATTGAAGAAAAAGAAAAGAAAGAAGCCGCAAAAGAGTCTGTAGTAAAAGCTAAGGCCGAGCTTAGTGGTCCAAAGCAAATAGGTAAAATCGATTTAGATAAAAAGCCTAAGGTTAAAGAAGAGAAGATAGAGGAGAAAAAAGAAGAAGAAAAGCCTGTTGCTAAGGTTGAAAAACCAAAGGTAGAAGAAGAAAAGCCTAAAAAGGAAGCGCCAAAGAAAGTAGAGCCTAAAAAAGAAGAACCAAAGAAAGAAGAACCTAAAAAGGTTGAACCTAAAGTAGAGAAGAAAGAAGAGCCTGCGGAACCAAGAACAGACGAGAAGTTAAAAACGCAATATCAAAAGTTATCAGGACCGACTACTACTGGTAAAAAAATTGATCTTTCTCAATTCAATAAGCCTAAAAAGAAAAAAGAAGAGAAAAAAACAGAATCTTCTAACGATAATAATAAACGTAAGAGACGTCGAATTAGTAAAGGCGGAAATGATGGTGGTGGAAGACCAAACTTTGATAATAGAAGAGGTGGTCAAAAAGGAAGAGGTTCTCGTTCAAAAGCAGTTAAGGAAGAGCCAAGCGAAGAAGAAGTACAAAAACAAGTAAGAGAAACTCTAGAAAAACTTCAAGGAAAATCTAGCAAAGGTAGAGGTGCTAAAAACCGTCGTGAAAAAAGAGATAGACATAGAGAGCAGTCTGAAAAAGAACTTCAGGCAGAAGCAGCAGAAAGCAAAATACTTAAAGTTACTGAGTTTGTAACCGTAAGTGAAGTTGCTACTATGATGGATGTTGGTGTAACTCAGGTTATTTCAGCTTGTATGTCGCTAGGTATGATGGTAACCATGAACCAACGTCTAGATGCAGAAACATTATCTATTGTTGCAGAAGAATTTGGTTACGAGGTAGAGTTTGTAACAGCAGATATTGAAGAGTCTATTGAGACTGTTGAAGATGATCCAAAAGATTTAAAACCGCGTGCGCCAATCGTAACAGTAATGGGTCACGTAGATCATGGTAAAACATCGTTGTTAGATTACATTCGTGAAGAAAATGTAATTGCTGGCGAGTCTGGTGGAATTACACAGCACATTGGTGCTTATGGAGTTCAATTAGATAATGGACAAAAAATAGCATTCTTAGACACACCAGGTCACGAGGCCTTTACGGCAATGCGTGCTCGTGGTGCTCAGGTTACAGATATTGCTATTATTGTTGTTGCTGCTGATGATGCTATAATGCCGCAAACAAAAGAAGCTATATCGCATGCGCAAGCTGCAGGTGTGCCAATTGTATTTGCGATTAACAAAATTGATAAGCCAGATGCTAATCCAGATAAAGTAAAAGAAGGATTAGCTAATATGAATTTATTGGTTGAAGATTGGGGAGGAAAAATTCAATCTCATGATATTTCAGCTAAATTCGGTACAGGTGTAAAAGAACTTTTAGAAAAAGTGCTTCTAGAAGCTGAATTGTTAGAACTAAAAGCTAATCCAAATAAACCAGCAAACGGAACAGTAGTTGAAGCATACTTAGATAAAGGTAGAGGTTATGTATCTACTATCTTAGTTCAGGCAGGTACTTTAAAAGTTGGTGATTATGTATTAGCAGGGAAAAATAGTGGAAAGGTTAAGGCTATGCACGATGAACGTGGTAATGACATAGTTGAAGCTGGTCCGTCAACTCCAGTATCAATTCTTGGTTTAGACGGTGCGCCACAAGCAGGTGATAAGTTTAATGTCTTTGAAGATGAGCGTGAAGCAAAACAAATTGCAGCTAAGCGTACACAATTACAACGTGAGCAATCTGTAAGAACACAACGTCATATTACACTAGACGAAATAGGTAGACGTATTGCACTTGGTGATTTCCAAGAGTTAAATATTATACTTAAAGGTGATGTGGATGGTTCTGTTGAAGCATTAACAGACTCTTTCCAAAAACTTTCTACTGAAGAAATTCAAGTGAATATCATTCATAAAGGAGTTGGTGCCATTACAGAAAGTGATGTATTGTTAGCTTCTGCTTCAGATGCTATTATTGTTGGATTTAATGTGCGCCCTGTTGGTAATGCAAGAACAATTGCTGATAAGGAAGAAATAGATATCAGAACATATTCTATTATTTACGATGCCATTAACGACCTTAAAGATGCAATGGAAGGTATGTTGTCACCAGAACTTAAAGAAGAAGTTACTGGTACTGCTGAAATTAGAGAAACATTTAAGATTTCTAAGATTGGTACTATTGCTGGTTGTATGGTTACAAACGGAAAAATATACAGAAATTCTGGTATCAGACTTATTAGAGATGGAGTTGTAGTTTATACTGGTGAGCTATCATCTTTAAAACGTTTCAAAGACGATGTTAAGGAAGTCTCTAAAGGATACGATTGCGGTATGCAAATTAAAGGATACAATGATATTAATGAAGGTGATATCCTAGAAGCATTCCAAGAAGTTGAGGTTAAAAAGAAATTGAAATAA
- the nusA gene encoding transcription termination factor NusA — MENVALIESFSEFKDDKLIDRVTLMAILEDVLRNALKKKYGDDDNFDIIINPDKGDLEIWRNRIVVADGEVEEPNQEIALSEAQKIEPDFEVGEDVAEEVKLIDLGRRSILALRQNLISKIHEHDNTNIYKQFKELEGEIYTAEVHHIRHRAIILLDDDGNEIILPKDRQIPSDFFRKGENVRGIIESVELKGSKPAIIMSRTSPLFLEKLFEQEIPEVFDGLITVKKVVRIPGEKAKVAVDSYDDRIDPVGACVGMKGSRIHGIVRELGNENIDVINYTNNIQLFVTRALSPARVTSLKLDEENMRAEVLLKPEEVSKAIGRGGHNIRLAGQLTGYEIDVFREGAEEDVELKEFSDEIDGWIIDEFSKAGLDTAKSILEQDVDDLVKRTDLEEETILEVIRILKEEFED, encoded by the coding sequence ATGGAAAATGTAGCGTTAATAGAGTCATTTTCAGAATTTAAGGACGACAAGTTAATTGATAGAGTGACGCTGATGGCGATTCTAGAAGATGTGTTACGTAATGCTTTAAAAAAGAAGTACGGAGACGACGATAACTTTGATATCATTATCAACCCAGATAAAGGAGATTTAGAAATTTGGAGAAACCGTATCGTAGTTGCAGATGGTGAGGTAGAAGAACCAAATCAAGAAATAGCATTATCAGAAGCTCAAAAAATAGAACCAGATTTTGAAGTTGGTGAAGACGTTGCTGAAGAAGTAAAATTAATTGATTTAGGAAGACGTTCAATTTTAGCATTAAGACAAAATCTTATTTCTAAAATTCACGAACACGACAATACTAACATTTATAAGCAATTTAAAGAGTTAGAAGGAGAGATTTATACTGCTGAGGTACACCACATTCGTCATAGAGCAATAATTTTGTTAGACGATGATGGTAACGAAATCATTCTACCAAAAGACAGACAAATTCCTTCAGATTTCTTTAGAAAAGGAGAGAATGTAAGAGGAATTATAGAAAGTGTTGAATTAAAAGGAAGCAAGCCAGCAATAATCATGTCTAGAACATCGCCATTGTTCTTAGAGAAGTTGTTTGAGCAAGAAATTCCTGAGGTATTCGACGGATTAATTACAGTTAAAAAAGTAGTACGTATTCCTGGTGAAAAAGCTAAAGTAGCAGTAGATTCTTATGACGACAGAATTGATCCAGTAGGAGCATGTGTTGGTATGAAAGGGTCTCGTATTCATGGTATTGTACGCGAACTTGGTAACGAAAATATTGATGTTATCAACTATACAAACAATATTCAACTTTTTGTAACCAGAGCATTAAGTCCAGCAAGAGTAACGTCTTTAAAATTAGACGAAGAAAACATGCGTGCTGAAGTATTGCTAAAGCCAGAAGAAGTATCAAAAGCTATTGGTAGAGGTGGACACAATATTCGTTTGGCTGGTCAATTAACAGGTTACGAAATAGACGTATTTAGAGAAGGTGCAGAAGAAGATGTAGAATTAAAAGAATTCTCAGATGAAATCGATGGATGGATTATTGACGAATTCAGCAAAGCTGGTTTAGATACAGCAAAAAGCATTCTAGAGCAAGACGTAGACGATTTAGTTAAACGTACAGATTTAGAAGAAGAAACAATATTAGAAGTCATTAGAATTCTTAAGGAAGAATTTGAAGACTAA
- the rimP gene encoding ribosome assembly cofactor RimP, with amino-acid sequence MFKDTVKELLDQALNQREDLFLIDFEILSDNTIKVVLDGDNGVLVEDCIFISRAIEHNLDREEQDFSLEVSSCGAASPLQKPRQYNKHVGRDLEIKTVEGDKLEGQLADVNEDGIIIKWKTREPKPVGKGKVTVTKEVNIAFENIKEAKVKIKF; translated from the coding sequence ATGTTTAAGGATACGGTAAAAGAATTATTAGATCAGGCGCTAAATCAACGAGAGGATTTGTTTCTTATTGATTTTGAAATTTTATCCGATAATACCATTAAAGTGGTATTAGATGGCGATAATGGTGTCTTGGTAGAAGATTGCATCTTTATTAGTAGAGCCATAGAGCATAATCTTGATAGAGAGGAACAAGATTTTTCGCTAGAAGTATCATCATGCGGTGCTGCATCACCTTTACAAAAGCCGAGACAATACAACAAACATGTTGGTAGAGATTTGGAAATAAAAACTGTTGAGGGTGATAAATTAGAAGGGCAGTTAGCTGATGTTAACGAAGATGGAATTATAATAAAGTGGAAAACCAGAGAGCCAAAACCAGTAGGTAAGGGTAAAGTAACAGTAACAAAAGAAGTTAATATTGCTTTTGAAAACATTAAAGAAGCAAAAGTTAAAATAAAATTTTAA
- a CDS encoding universal stress protein: protein MNRILVPTDFSEQATNALKVAAMLAKEHNADIYLLHMMEIPMQHIDPGAVKSDIPETLFFMKLAHKKFEDLMDSDFLEGITVHETVKADITFNEIKDACKEFDIDLIVMGSHGASGLKEMFVGSNAEKVVRSSDVPVLVIKNHHNSFNIKNFVFASDFKNDNEETYKQAVKFAELFDAKIHLLLVNTANNFITTYESRTLINDFISGQTFENYTINVHNDTSVEEGILNFSAEIDADLIGISTHGRQGIAHFFNSSISEDLVNHAKRPVITFKI, encoded by the coding sequence ATGAACAGAATCCTCGTCCCTACCGATTTTTCGGAGCAAGCAACTAACGCTTTGAAAGTAGCTGCTATGTTGGCTAAAGAACATAATGCAGACATATATTTATTGCATATGATGGAAATTCCTATGCAACATATAGATCCTGGAGCTGTAAAAAGCGACATTCCGGAAACGTTGTTTTTTATGAAATTAGCGCACAAAAAGTTCGAAGACCTTATGGATAGCGATTTTTTAGAAGGCATTACTGTTCACGAAACCGTAAAGGCAGATATAACTTTCAACGAAATAAAAGATGCTTGTAAGGAATTTGACATAGACTTGATTGTTATGGGTTCTCATGGAGCATCTGGACTTAAGGAAATGTTTGTTGGCTCTAATGCAGAAAAGGTTGTACGATCTTCTGATGTCCCTGTACTAGTGATTAAAAATCACCATAATAGTTTTAACATTAAAAACTTTGTGTTTGCTTCTGACTTTAAAAACGACAATGAAGAAACCTATAAGCAAGCTGTAAAATTTGCCGAGTTATTTGATGCTAAAATCCATCTATTATTGGTAAATACAGCCAATAACTTTATCACCACTTACGAATCTAGAACACTTATTAATGATTTTATTTCTGGACAAACTTTTGAAAACTACACTATAAATGTACATAATGACACAAGTGTTGAGGAAGGCATATTAAATTTCTCTGCTGAAATTGATGCTGATCTTATTGGTATAAGTACACATGGCAGACAAGGTATAGCACATTTCTTTAATAGCAGCATTAGTGAAGATTTGGTAAATCATGCTAAACGACCTGTGATTACTTTTAAAATATAA